The genomic interval GGCAAAGCAGGTTTCGATCTCTTTATCGCCTTTACCATTCTATTGATCGTGCTGGTTACCTCATCGTTTCTATCAGCGACAGCGATATCTCTTACTTCTCTCTGGCCCCTTGAGAAGATCGGTGTCACCGAGGGCAAAACGTTTCTCAAAACCGTGATCGTCGATGGTGTCGTCATGGGAAGAATCGGCGGCATTGCATCGATGTCGGTCATTATAATCACGATGTGTTCGCCGCTCATCGGGTGGTTGATTTATAAGAAGGGTATTAAAACTTATTTAGCCCATACCCTGGCAATAACCGTATGCGTCGTATCGGTGCTGGTCGGGATACAATATCCGGTAACGCTTTCGCCAAAAGTATGGATGATCATCATCTCGATTTATGTGCTTTTTGCCGCCGGATGGCCGGTCTGGATGGTCCTGCAGCCGAGAGACTTTATCAATGCCCATGTGCTCTATTTCGGCATCGTGCTTATGGTTCTTTCCGTACTGCTTTCCGGTTTCGGGGGTTATACCATTTCGACGCCGTATTTCAATGTTGCAGACGGGGTACAGCACCTGGGACTCCTGTGGCCCATGATGTTCATCACCATAGCATGCGGGGCGATTTCCGGGTTTCATTCACTTGTCGCGGGCGGAACAACCTGCAAGCAGCTCTCGAATGAGTGCGCCGCCCGGCATGTCGGGTACAACGCCATGCTCCTTGAATCCGCTCTGGCAGTCTGTGTATTGATAGCCATCGGTGTCGGTTTGAATTTCGTGGACTACAAAGCCATTGTCTGGCCTTCCGAACCGGGTGTTAAATCAAACCCGATTCTCGGATTCTCTCTCGCTGCCGGATATCTTTTTAACAAAGGACTCGGAATACCCCTTGCGCTCGGGAC from bacterium carries:
- a CDS encoding carbon starvation protein A, giving the protein MNVLMFLLIAVIAFFLASRFYARYVARLIGEEPNHTTPAVTNNDGRDYVPTRSFVVFAHHFSSIAGAGPILGPTMAILYGFMPAWLWIVLGGIFIGAVHDFTVLFTSMREGGKSMAIVARRTLGKAGFDLFIAFTILLIVLVTSSFLSATAISLTSLWPLEKIGVTEGKTFLKTVIVDGVVMGRIGGIASMSVIIITMCSPLIGWLIYKKGIKTYLAHTLAITVCVVSVLVGIQYPVTLSPKVWMIIISIYVLFAAGWPVWMVLQPRDFINAHVLYFGIVLMVLSVLLSGFGGYTISTPYFNVADGVQHLGLLWPMMFITIACGAISGFHSLVAGGTTCKQLSNECAARHVGYNAMLLESALAVCVLIAIGVGLNFVDYKAIVWPSEPGVKSNPILGFSLAAGYLFNKGLGIPLALGTVFGILLVEGFVVTTLDTAIRLNRYLFEELWTILFKNPPALVRSYWFNSGLSVVLMWVLAYSNAFSTLWPIFGAANQLLAALGLIAVSAWLLMKGRKYFFALVPAVFMVVTTLASLIILLRNYISKSNYILMVTDILLFILALAVVGLAIRTFLRPVKVESGEA